In the genome of Desulfatirhabdium butyrativorans DSM 18734, one region contains:
- the nrfH gene encoding cytochrome c nitrite reductase small subunit, which translates to MAFSRFSRFLMIVAVLGIGSGLIGLFVAFGPPQLFAKTSTPQYCATCHVMETEYEAWFHTGAHKRIACVDCHLPHDSEINYAVWKSIDGIHDMYQFYIGGVADRIEISQRGSRTVVANCQRCHAETMARLTSEDRSCWSCHRRMSHRNAGAMETRAVGMEYENANTTPAEG; encoded by the coding sequence ATGGCCTTCTCTCGATTTTCGAGGTTTCTGATGATTGTGGCTGTTCTTGGTATCGGTTCCGGACTGATCGGCCTTTTTGTGGCCTTCGGTCCCCCCCAGCTCTTTGCCAAAACATCGACCCCGCAGTATTGCGCCACCTGCCACGTGATGGAAACGGAATATGAAGCATGGTTCCATACCGGCGCGCACAAGCGGATCGCCTGTGTGGACTGCCATCTGCCGCATGACTCCGAAATCAATTATGCGGTATGGAAATCCATCGACGGGATCCACGATATGTATCAGTTCTACATCGGCGGCGTGGCCGACCGCATCGAGATTTCACAGCGCGGATCAAGGACTGTTGTGGCAAATTGCCAGCGGTGTCACGCCGAGACCATGGCCAGACTCACTTCGGAAGATCGCTCCTGTTGGAGCTGCCACCGCAGAATGAGCCACCGCAATGCGGGAGCCATGGAAACCAGAGCTGTTGGCATGGAATATGAAAACGCGAACACAACGCCCGCAGAAGGATAG
- a CDS encoding complex I 24 kDa subunit family protein, whose product MDSFPSASSFHHPDITPEMRQSIDRIIAENRDKSGSVIAVLRECQNVVGYLPVELIDYISTGLNLPKSSVYGVASFYALFSMKPKGRHMIKICLGTACYVKGIKEVLARIKNTYHLEEGGTSADRRFSLEAVRCLGACGLAPVMVVNKDTHGAISSDKVIDILESYT is encoded by the coding sequence ATGGATTCCTTTCCATCCGCCTCATCGTTTCATCATCCTGACATCACGCCCGAAATGCGCCAGTCCATCGACCGAATCATCGCCGAGAACCGGGACAAATCCGGCTCCGTGATCGCCGTTTTGCGCGAATGCCAGAACGTTGTCGGTTATCTTCCGGTCGAGCTGATCGATTACATCAGCACGGGCCTCAACCTGCCGAAAAGCAGCGTGTATGGCGTCGCTTCTTTTTATGCCCTGTTTTCCATGAAACCCAAGGGCAGGCACATGATCAAAATCTGCCTGGGCACGGCCTGCTATGTCAAAGGCATCAAGGAAGTGCTGGCCAGAATCAAGAATACCTATCACCTGGAAGAGGGAGGAACCTCCGCAGATCGCCGTTTCTCCCTGGAGGCGGTCCGCTGTCTGGGCGCCTGCGGTCTGGCCCCTGTCATGGTGGTCAACAAGGATACGCACGGCGCTATCAGTTCCGACAAGGTGATCGATATCCTCGAAAGCTACACCTAA
- a CDS encoding cbb3-type cytochrome c oxidase subunit I has translation MAGGAPNLPKTPIPKGCPPCREPIGIPLGKILTYAASRTWHLQLAVFFIATCFLAAGLFIGPFVGKEPRGQKTMVLMLFGAIVLVVEGALSGTYLSIRGVFGSNGFFLGHQGYEFIELGRLWQVLLILGMLFWLFLVLRSIVPALREEQDWGGLTHFLLYCSISIPLFYMAGLMYGKGSHISNAEYWRWWVVHLWVEGFFEVFATVVMAFLLTHIGAVSRKFALTTICFTVFLYLGSGVIGTFHHLYWTGSPIPVIALGAVFSALEVVPLSLLGFEIVHHLRIVRDGGMDYPYKWPVYFFLSVAFWNLVGAGVFGFLINPPIVLYYAHGINTTPIHSHTALFGVYGMLAISLLLFSVRHIVTRASWSDKLLAWTFWCLNGGLAGMAVFSLIPSGFYQLRYAIQYGLWYARSPEIASGPVIRALSWARMAPDIVFAAGAFLLLAFLVRAIRISFMGERR, from the coding sequence TTGGCTGGCGGTGCACCCAATCTCCCGAAAACCCCCATCCCGAAAGGATGCCCACCATGCAGGGAACCAATCGGCATACCCCTCGGAAAGATCCTGACCTATGCCGCATCCCGAACCTGGCATCTGCAGCTTGCCGTGTTTTTCATCGCCACCTGTTTTCTGGCTGCCGGATTGTTTATCGGCCCGTTCGTCGGCAAGGAACCCAGGGGCCAGAAAACCATGGTGCTCATGCTCTTCGGGGCTATCGTGCTGGTGGTTGAGGGCGCGCTGAGCGGGACCTATCTCTCGATTCGCGGGGTCTTCGGCAGCAACGGCTTTTTTCTGGGCCACCAGGGCTATGAATTCATCGAACTTGGCCGATTGTGGCAGGTGCTGCTGATCCTCGGCATGCTCTTCTGGCTCTTTCTGGTGCTGCGCTCGATCGTTCCGGCCCTGCGCGAAGAGCAGGACTGGGGAGGGCTGACCCATTTTCTGCTGTACTGCTCCATCAGTATTCCCTTGTTCTACATGGCCGGATTGATGTATGGAAAAGGAAGCCATATTTCCAATGCGGAATACTGGCGCTGGTGGGTCGTCCATCTGTGGGTGGAGGGATTCTTCGAGGTATTCGCCACCGTCGTCATGGCATTTCTGCTGACCCATATCGGCGCCGTCAGCCGGAAATTCGCTCTCACAACGATTTGTTTCACCGTCTTTCTCTATCTGGGCAGCGGGGTCATCGGCACTTTCCATCATTTGTACTGGACCGGAAGCCCCATCCCGGTCATCGCCCTGGGTGCGGTGTTCTCGGCCCTGGAAGTGGTTCCCTTGAGTCTTCTCGGATTTGAAATCGTCCATCATTTGAGGATCGTGCGGGACGGCGGCATGGATTATCCCTACAAATGGCCGGTTTATTTCTTTCTCTCGGTCGCCTTCTGGAACCTGGTCGGTGCGGGCGTATTCGGTTTTCTCATCAATCCGCCCATCGTTCTGTACTATGCCCATGGAATCAACACCACACCGATCCACTCCCATACGGCGCTCTTCGGCGTGTACGGGATGCTGGCCATCTCCCTGCTGCTCTTTTCCGTACGGCATATCGTCACCCGGGCTTCCTGGTCGGACAAGCTCCTGGCCTGGACATTCTGGTGTCTCAACGGCGGACTGGCGGGCATGGCTGTTTTCAGTCTCATCCCTTCAGGGTTTTATCAGTTGCGCTACGCCATTCAGTATGGATTGTGGTATGCCAGAAGCCCCGAAATTGCCTCGGGTCCTGTCATCCGGGCGCTGAGCTGGGCCAGGATGGCGCCGGATATCGTTTTTGCGGCCGGGGCCTTTCTGCTGCTCGCCTTTCTGGTTCGAGCCATCCGGATCTCGTTTATGGGGGAAAGGCGATAG
- a CDS encoding ammonia-forming cytochrome c nitrite reductase subunit c552, with protein sequence MRNSFFPFKLTLLMCLVFVSLLLLNGCSPPQKAEPVKTASIPDNAYDPAVWGKVYPLEYDSYMATKDPKPPLSKYKKGFDTDKIIYDKLSEFPFMALLFNGWGFGVEYNEPRGHYYMLIDQLEVDPSRVKAGGACLTCKSPYVPQLMQEMGSHYYSDPYLDVHAKIPKEAQKLGVACINCHNNQDMSLKIHQPPLKKALAELGLDYATQPRQEMRSLVCAQCHVTYIVPKDADNKSTNVFFPWQGSKLGDIPVENIIKVLRSDPSHGEWKQAVTGFKFGFIRHPEFEFFSRNSVHWMAKVACADCHMPYMRVGANKISSHNVMSPLKDDMKACQQCHTESPAWLKEQVIAIQDRTVSLLNRAGYSCAVTAKVFEQIHRHQNEGKTFDADLYDRAKDLYTEAFYRVIYAGAENSVGFHNPTEMGRILGDAIAMASKAEGLLRQALGKEGIMPASDPQLEMAKYLTARGSKHLNFNPAFEFKDPFGIQDKLVSRSSMGLP encoded by the coding sequence ATGAGAAATTCGTTTTTTCCGTTCAAACTCACGCTGCTGATGTGCCTCGTTTTTGTTTCCCTGCTTCTCCTGAATGGTTGCTCACCCCCCCAAAAGGCGGAACCGGTCAAGACGGCCTCCATTCCCGACAACGCCTACGATCCTGCCGTCTGGGGCAAGGTCTATCCGCTCGAATACGACAGCTACATGGCCACCAAGGATCCGAAGCCACCTCTGAGCAAATACAAAAAAGGTTTCGATACGGACAAGATCATCTATGACAAGCTGAGCGAATTCCCGTTCATGGCCCTGCTGTTCAATGGATGGGGCTTCGGGGTTGAGTACAACGAGCCCCGGGGGCATTATTACATGCTGATCGATCAGCTTGAAGTTGATCCGTCCCGTGTGAAGGCGGGTGGTGCGTGCCTGACCTGCAAGTCTCCCTATGTCCCGCAGTTGATGCAGGAAATGGGCTCCCATTACTATTCGGATCCGTATCTCGATGTTCATGCGAAAATTCCCAAGGAAGCCCAGAAACTGGGGGTGGCCTGCATCAACTGCCACAACAACCAGGACATGTCCCTCAAGATCCATCAGCCCCCGCTGAAAAAGGCGCTGGCAGAACTCGGTCTCGATTATGCGACACAGCCCAGACAGGAGATGCGAAGCCTCGTTTGCGCGCAGTGCCATGTCACCTATATCGTGCCCAAGGATGCGGACAACAAGTCGACCAACGTCTTTTTCCCGTGGCAGGGCAGCAAGCTGGGCGATATTCCGGTCGAGAACATCATCAAGGTGCTTCGAAGCGATCCTTCCCATGGGGAATGGAAACAGGCCGTGACAGGCTTCAAGTTCGGATTCATCCGGCATCCCGAATTCGAATTCTTTTCCCGCAACAGCGTACACTGGATGGCCAAGGTAGCCTGCGCCGATTGCCACATGCCCTACATGCGGGTAGGCGCAAACAAGATTTCCAGCCACAATGTCATGAGCCCGCTCAAGGATGACATGAAAGCCTGCCAGCAATGCCACACCGAAAGCCCGGCCTGGCTCAAGGAACAGGTCATCGCCATTCAGGATCGGACCGTATCCTTGTTGAACCGTGCCGGATATTCCTGTGCGGTGACGGCAAAAGTTTTCGAGCAGATTCACCGGCATCAGAACGAAGGGAAAACCTTCGATGCGGACCTCTATGACAGGGCCAAAGATCTGTACACCGAGGCCTTCTATCGGGTGATCTACGCCGGGGCCGAAAATTCGGTAGGCTTTCACAATCCGACCGAAATGGGCCGCATTCTGGGCGATGCCATCGCTATGGCCTCAAAGGCCGAAGGGTTGCTGCGGCAGGCCCTGGGAAAGGAAGGCATCATGCCTGCAAGCGACCCGCAGCTCGAGATGGCCAAGTACCTGACGGCAAGAGGAAGCAAGCACCTCAATTTCAACCCGGCCTTCGAATTCAAGGACCCCTTTGGCATCCAGGACAAACTGGTCAGCCGGTCCAGCATGGGGTTGCCATAA
- a CDS encoding DRTGG domain-containing protein, whose product MKISEIRDILKAEVLSGHNNLDQNVAGGGGADLMEDVLAAVAKGSVILTGLTTEQVIRTARIAGVAVVVFVRGKRPNARVIEMAQSFDLPVLLTHYSLFVACGRLYMDGLRGLDGSW is encoded by the coding sequence ATGAAAATCTCGGAAATTCGCGATATTCTCAAGGCCGAAGTCCTTTCCGGCCACAACAACCTCGATCAGAACGTCGCCGGCGGCGGTGGGGCGGATTTGATGGAGGATGTGCTGGCTGCCGTTGCGAAAGGATCGGTCATTCTCACCGGCCTGACCACCGAGCAAGTCATCCGGACCGCCCGCATTGCAGGTGTTGCCGTCGTGGTATTCGTGCGGGGCAAACGACCGAATGCCCGGGTCATTGAAATGGCCCAATCCTTCGACCTGCCGGTTCTCTTGACCCACTATTCCCTCTTTGTGGCGTGTGGGCGGCTCTATATGGACGGGCTCAGGGGCCTCGACGGATCTTGGTAA
- a CDS encoding transposase, producing MIGAFKTVSTKHINMMRGTPGMLIWQRNYYEHIIRNDDELNRMREYIANNLMQWELDWENPMVGGSRTASTMPEWTSHKVFA from the coding sequence TTGATCGGCGCATTCAAAACGGTATCCACCAAACATATCAACATGATGCGCGGCACGCCCGGCATGCTGATCTGGCAACGCAATTATTACGAACACATCATCCGAAATGACGACGAATTGAACCGCATGCGGGAATACATCGCAAACAACCTGATGCAATGGGAATTGGATTGGGAAAATCCGATGGTGGGCGGTTCACGAACCGCCTCTACAATGCCGGAATGGACATCGCATAAAGTCTTCGCCTAA
- a CDS encoding THUMP domain-containing class I SAM-dependent RNA methyltransferase, which produces MMNPEIAAPSLDKRIKRQVIGKDHGFFAVCSPGLAPLCKAELTGLDGLQPPEPIASREGVSFQSRLTGCYSANLWSRTATRILMRVLEVAATEFSHFHSKCRKFPWELFLPIDIPIRIQATTHHCRLHHSEALAERLVEAIQARIPRIPRMQADPENRACQRIFIRGIDDRFAISLDTSGDPLYKRGIKQSVGKAPLRETLAASVLKLAGYDGSRFLLDPMCGSGTFSLEAAMIARNVPPGWLRRFSFMHWPGFKQPQWDHLRRKAEGTIRHQHPLPIVASDIDTRLCGTLEETIRSQPFLEGIVVHPADFFHMQPSDFSREPGWIVLNPPYGIRLRESPGIASFHREICSKLSKDFRQWRLAWLSPDEPNLDLSFSRRYRLVSGGIPLTLVVGMIGQ; this is translated from the coding sequence ATGATGAACCCAGAAATTGCAGCGCCTTCGCTGGACAAACGGATCAAACGCCAGGTCATCGGGAAGGACCACGGGTTTTTCGCCGTCTGCTCCCCTGGCCTGGCACCGCTTTGCAAGGCAGAATTGACCGGGCTCGATGGGCTGCAGCCCCCCGAGCCGATCGCTTCCCGGGAAGGCGTTTCGTTCCAATCCAGACTTACGGGTTGTTATTCCGCCAATCTCTGGAGCCGAACGGCTACCCGGATCCTGATGCGGGTGCTGGAAGTCGCCGCTACGGAATTTTCCCATTTCCACAGCAAGTGCCGAAAATTTCCATGGGAACTCTTCCTGCCCATCGACATTCCCATTCGCATTCAGGCCACGACACACCACTGCCGGTTGCACCACAGCGAGGCGCTCGCCGAGCGCCTCGTGGAAGCCATTCAGGCGCGAATCCCCCGCATTCCCCGGATGCAGGCCGATCCGGAAAACCGGGCCTGCCAGCGCATCTTCATCCGGGGCATCGACGATCGTTTTGCCATTTCTCTGGATACCAGCGGCGATCCGCTCTACAAGCGCGGCATCAAACAGTCCGTGGGCAAGGCGCCGCTTCGCGAGACCCTGGCTGCGTCTGTGCTGAAGCTGGCGGGTTACGATGGCTCCCGGTTTCTGCTCGATCCCATGTGCGGATCGGGTACGTTTTCCCTGGAAGCGGCCATGATCGCACGCAACGTTCCGCCGGGGTGGCTGCGGCGTTTTTCGTTCATGCACTGGCCCGGGTTCAAACAACCCCAATGGGACCATCTCCGCCGGAAAGCCGAAGGAACGATTCGGCATCAACACCCGCTGCCGATCGTGGCCTCGGATATCGACACCCGGCTTTGTGGAACACTCGAAGAAACGATCCGAAGCCAGCCGTTTCTGGAGGGCATTGTGGTGCACCCGGCCGATTTTTTCCATATGCAACCATCTGATTTTTCACGAGAACCCGGTTGGATCGTATTGAATCCGCCCTACGGGATTCGACTCCGGGAAAGCCCCGGAATCGCTTCCTTCCACCGGGAAATCTGCAGCAAACTCTCGAAAGACTTCAGGCAGTGGCGCCTGGCCTGGCTCTCCCCCGACGAACCAAACCTGGATTTGTCTTTCAGCAGGCGATACCGGCTGGTCAGCGGCGGCATCCCATTGACGCTGGTTGTCGGGATGATCGGGCAATAG
- a CDS encoding sigma-54 interaction domain-containing protein: protein MKEQSDTTVCSPTEAILESISDGVFTVDHEWRITSFNRAAEKITGIPRQEAIGRFCSEVFRSSMCETECALRETLASQQPVIGRTGYIIDVNGTRIPVSVSTAVLRDADGTIIGGAETFRDLSEIEILRKQLEAKYHVGDLVSRSPSMQRIFEILPAIAESSSTVLIVGETGTGKERIARTIHELSPRKEGPFVAVNCGALPDTLLESEFFGYKAGAFTGATRDKPGRFAMANGGTLFLDEIAEISPALQVRLLRVLQERTFEPLGATRSEKTTARIIVATNKDLGEETRKGSFREDLYYRVNVIRIEIPPLRNRKEDIPLLVDQFIRRFNSLQGKRIHSVTPEVLSLLLSRDWPGNVRELENVIEHAFILCRGDIITIDALPDEFRGRSACTQPLQDIRTTRGILEAQAIRQALEAANFNRIEAARRLRIHKSTLYRKMKQLGIDPAARSHTGRADPGPSRKA, encoded by the coding sequence ATGAAAGAGCAGAGCGATACAACCGTTTGCAGTCCGACCGAGGCCATCCTGGAGAGCATTTCGGATGGGGTTTTCACGGTTGACCATGAGTGGCGGATTACCTCGTTCAATCGGGCTGCGGAAAAGATCACGGGTATTCCCCGGCAGGAGGCCATCGGCCGTTTCTGCTCCGAGGTGTTCCGCTCCAGCATGTGCGAAACCGAATGCGCCCTGCGGGAAACCCTGGCCAGTCAGCAGCCGGTTATCGGACGGACCGGCTACATCATCGATGTCAACGGGACCCGGATTCCGGTAAGCGTTTCGACAGCCGTGCTCCGGGATGCAGACGGGACCATCATCGGTGGAGCGGAAACCTTCCGGGATCTGAGCGAAATCGAAATCCTGCGCAAACAACTGGAGGCAAAATACCATGTCGGCGATCTGGTCAGCCGGAGCCCATCGATGCAGCGGATTTTCGAGATTCTGCCGGCCATTGCGGAGAGCTCGAGCACGGTTCTGATCGTCGGGGAAACCGGGACCGGCAAGGAGCGGATCGCCCGGACCATCCACGAGCTGAGCCCCAGGAAAGAAGGGCCTTTTGTGGCAGTCAATTGCGGTGCGCTGCCGGATACCCTGCTCGAATCGGAATTTTTCGGATACAAGGCGGGGGCGTTCACGGGCGCTACCCGGGACAAGCCGGGGCGCTTTGCCATGGCAAACGGGGGTACGCTGTTTCTGGATGAAATCGCCGAAATCAGCCCCGCGCTTCAGGTCCGGTTGCTGCGGGTGTTGCAGGAACGCACGTTCGAGCCGCTTGGCGCAACCCGCTCGGAAAAGACGACAGCGCGAATCATCGTTGCAACCAATAAGGACCTTGGCGAGGAAACGCGCAAGGGGTCCTTCCGGGAGGATCTGTATTACCGGGTGAACGTGATCCGGATCGAGATTCCGCCGCTTCGCAACCGCAAGGAAGACATCCCGCTGCTGGTGGACCAGTTTATCCGCAGGTTCAATTCGCTGCAGGGAAAGCGCATTCATTCCGTGACTCCGGAAGTCCTGTCCCTGCTGCTTTCCCGGGATTGGCCGGGCAATGTCCGCGAGCTGGAAAATGTCATCGAGCACGCGTTCATCCTGTGCCGGGGCGACATCATCACCATCGATGCCCTGCCGGATGAATTCCGGGGCCGATCCGCCTGCACGCAGCCGCTGCAGGACATCCGGACAACCCGCGGGATTCTCGAGGCCCAGGCCATCCGGCAGGCGCTCGAAGCTGCGAATTTCAACCGGATCGAGGCTGCCCGCCGCCTGCGCATCCACAAAAGCACCCTGTACCGCAAGATGAAACAGCTCGGTATCGATCCGGCCGCCCGATCTCATACGGGTCGGGCGGATCCGGGTCCATCCAGAAAAGCATAA